The DNA window attttctttatgtatttaatttCACCGAATACTGAGAGTAATACTTATAAATtttaatgcacacacacacacacacacacacacacatatatatatatatatatacatatatatatagagagagagagagagagagagatcaggttTTTCTTTGCTATAATTGCCACAAATATTTTcaatccatttttctttgtatttttatttttgagtagTACAGATCTAAGATCTATTTTGACTGTAATCCTGTTTACTTTTTGAATGGGAGTGGATAATGCCTTGTTGTCCAAAAGTCAAAGGAACTGTCTCATCAGTGGAatgtaagttttgtttttttattttccacACCTAATCTAGGGCTCAATAGtaagtactgaataaatgtttgttggattgattttgaaaaaaagaaaaagatttagtCCTTCTTAATACATTATGATAGAACTAGGACAAGTGGATAGAAGTTACAAAGAATCAAATTTAGAGTTGATGTAAGGAAGTTCTTCCTAACCCTTACTGCTATCCCAAATTAGAATAAGCTACTTCATAAGGTAGTGAATGAATGACTACTTGTTATGTACCAGGTAGAGGGGATTCTTAATGAGGTAtgggtctctgaggttccttctagctctgatattttgTGATGCTTTGAAACATAAGCATACAATTGCTTGGTTTCCCATAAGATAATACAATGTTTTAAGACAAGCTAATTTAATCACTGGAAAGTGGAGCTTAGGATTCCAGCTTTGTTATagaaatcagatgagataatgtaatGTACTTTAAGAGCCTTAAAACACCATATTTTgatcaattaaaaagcatttgttaaactaCTATCatgtgtcaggcaatgtgctaggtGTTCACTTAGGATACAGGATCAAAAACAGTTCTTGTCCCGAGGAGCAAATATGTtcacatataagcatatacaaaattatcaatcaatgaataagagTTTATTACatatcccaggcactgtgctaggattctggggaaacaaagacaaaaagagttTCTACCTTGAATGGAGAAGATAGTATCTATACATGTAAGTAGATTCAAGATACATCCAAGCAGATGGCTAGTTCTAGTATTTAGGAAGACTGGTTCATCTTtcaggtggcatttgaactgagccttgaagaaagccagggattccaaaaggtagaagtgaggaaggagagcattcctggCATGGAGGACGTCCAGTGTAATGGcatggagatggagtgttttagGAGGAAAACATAAAGAAAGCTAGCATTGCTATAatgcacataaaaacaaaaaacatccacTATCAGCACACTACAATTCTCTCTAAGGCATTTCCATTATGCATCATCAAGATTCTCCCAGAAGCCGTTTCCTCAGCTTCTTCCCTGTTAGGAATTACATCAGCCCAGGATGATGTTGCCTGCTTATGAGGACTGGACTCATTGGCTAGTTCCTTGTTATACCAATAGCCATGCACTCACAAGATAATATAGGGTATCCCCAAACTTATTAAACTTATTATACTTACAACTGAACAAAGAAGTACATGGAAAGCAAACTCAGAGAGAAGGTATTGGGAGCAGAAAGGATAGACTTGGAAAGACCTCCTGTTCAAATACctggtggtatttgagctgaatcttgaagggaaCCAGAGAAGCTAGGAGGTTATGGAAgtaagtgaggaaggagagcatttcaggcataggggagagccagtgaaaaggAGTGCCatatgtgaagaacagcaagaaggcagGTTTCATTGACTTGTAGAGTGCTTTGAATAAAGTAAAGCATAAGAGGAATGGAATTGGAGGAAGGGCCCAGATTATTAAAGGTTCCAAGTGCCTAATAggtaattttatatttgattcattCACCATCCTTGTAactttccaggaaaaaaacacactTCCTGGTCACCACTCCCCTatatgttgaaaaaaaattacacaagGATCCATTGATTAGGTTCTGTTGTCAATCGCTGAATCAGTGATGCAGCGGTAGTAAGTGCAGTTTTATTACACTTAGAGATCAAGTTAAATTATAAACTTGCCAATCAGCCCAAAACAAGTTTCATCAATTTTATATAGAAGGCGAATGCCTAAGCAGGATAAGTACAATGAAATTTTACAGAAAGCAGAAAGAGAAGATGTATATTTACACATCAAAAAAATGACAGAAGGGGAAGATAAGGATGTCTACATCAGGTAGCTCAGGGAACTAGCTGGTCAAAACTGAAGCCTGAAGTTTATGTCCCAAGCTTGATTTTGTAGATGTCAGCAGATGCAAAACCTGTTTTCCTCAAGCAGTGTCAGAAAAGTCAAGATATAAAGTGGTAGTCAtccaaacaatctggtactggctaagaaatgaagTGGTGGATCACTGGAATACATAGGCACATAATACACAGTAGAAAATAACCAAGAGGATTCTAGGAAGATAGTGGAATAAGGCAGGAAATCACCTGGTTCTTCCAAATTATCCCACAAACAATAATGCCTCAAAGTGAACTTTAGCATaggagaaataattaaaaatcagGGTAAAGAAATTGTGTAACCTAAGACAACTTGGGAAGATGTTAGGAAAGACCTCTCACCTCCTGGGGTGGTGATCTGGCCTGATTTAAGTGCAGAGAATTCCAAGCAGATATCTCTGGCTCAACAAACATTAAGCCCTGGAAGCAGCTGTGTTGGCATCATCAGCCTCAGCTTCAGGAAATTTCACTCCACTCACAGTGTGGGGATCAGAGGGCTGATCAGGGAAAGATTGTAGGACCCTCCACTAATGCTGGATTTGGGGCTCAGGTCCACTAAGCAGACATGGTCCCATGTTGTGGCtaaggagaatgagaaacaaGTCCTCATGTAGGTTACTGCAATCACGAAGGGTTGGGGACACTGCTGGCTGTGGTCACTTGCAGGAGAATGGAGTCCATGGTTTTGGTTCCAGGGCAGAGGGGTGAGCTAAAGGTTGCAGTCCCAGGAGGAACTGCAGGAGTAACAATGTTTGAGGTTGACAGTCATTGCTGGGTGTCCTGGTAGCATCTCAGGAACAGAGAGGAGTGCCTGTGGTCAGACCCCTATACAGGGCTCAGAAAACAAtggcacaaaacccctgaagcttaaGACATTatgactcgggggcagctaggtggcgcagtagataaagcactggccttgggttcaggaggacctgagttcaaatccagcctcagacacttgacacttaactagctgtgtgaccctgggcaagtcacttaaccctcattgccctgcaaaaaaaaatactcccaCCCATGATCCATTCAAAGTTTGagtaaaaggtttaaaaaaaaaaaagacattatgaCTCACACATCTGGACTAGAGCCCCACAAAGTTAACATCCAAGAAATAGCTGCttttaataaaagagaaagagagaaagaacctgATCATACATAGCTACTGTGATTATAGAGAATATTTATGCTCAAACTTGGAAGATAgtgaagtcaaaacagctatttctacttcaaagaaaaatacaaaatggtcacaagcccaaaaagagttcttggaagagcttaaaaaggactttaaaatcaaataagagggcagctaggtggcacagtggataaagcactggccctggattcaggaggacatgagttcaaatctggcctcagacacttgacacttactagctgtgtgaccctgggcaagtcacttaaccctcattgccccacaaaagaaaagaaaagaaaagaaaaaaatcagagaggtTGAGGAGAAATTAGGGAAGAACgtaagagtaatgcaagaaaatcaagaaaattatgtaaaGAAAGTCAACTAATTTTAAGAAGAGATGCAAAAacttatggaagaaaataacttcttaacaattagcaTTGTGCAAGGGGAAGCCAATAACTtgataagacaccaagaaataataaaacaaaatcaaaagaatgaaaaagagaatgtgaaagatctcagaaaaatgactgacctggaaaacagattgaggagagacaatataagaattgttgggcTATCTGAAAGTTATGATTAAAAAGAGAGTctacggcagctaggtggtgcagtggatagagcaccagccctggagtcaggaggacctgagttcaaatccggcctcagacacttaacacttactagctgtgtgaccctgggcaagtcacttaaccccaattgcctcgcaaaaaaaaaaaaaagagtctaaacaCTATACATCAAGGaatcattaaggaaaattgccctgaagttttagaactagaggataaaataaaaatgggggaaaaaatccactgatcactacTTGAAAGAAATCCCAAGATGAAAACCGAACAATATAGCTGTTTTAAAAtttccaggtcaaggaaaaaataatacaaacaactaaacaattaataataatacaaaacaataatataaataataaaatataatacaacaataatataaataatacaaaCAACAAACTATTTAATTATGGTGGAGTtaaagtcaggataacacaagatttagcagcttctatattctcaggagcaaaggaactgggtttacaaccaagaataacctacccagcaatgCTGAGTGTAATCCTGCATGGGGGAAAATGATATTTAACAGATTAAAagattttcaagtatttgtgagGTAAAGACCAGCATGGAATATAAAATTTTACCTACAAGAATAAGGAGAAACATAAACATGTAAACAAGAAAAATCAAtgataagggatttaataaggttttgcttttttacttttACAATTTTTACAGTTTGCTGTTTACTTATAGGggaaaacattatatgtaactcttaagaatgttAGGGTAGTTTGAAAGAGCATTCATATATGGAAGGCTTGGGGATGAGTCAAGTATGATGGGatgatccttaaaaaaaaataggtaggtgggggcagctaggtggcgcagtggattaagcaccggccctggattcaggagtacctgagttcaaaaccggcctcagacacatgatacttactagctgtgtgaccctgggcaagtcacttaacccccattgccccgcaaaaaacaaacaaaacaaaaaaataggtaGGGAGAGGTCAAATGAAGCAATTATCTCTTACAAATGAGGCATGAATGGAAGAAGTGTTCCAGTGGAGGGCAGTACTAcaccttattttcatcagaactaggtaaaagagggaataatgtcTATATCTAGAAGGGTTTAAAGTCTTCTGAACTTACAGAGAAATAGGAGTCCCTTAAAGGGATGAACTCTTAGAAAGGAGTTCAGATTAAGAAATAAGATGACAAGAGGATaaggaaatcatagaaacatgactaatgcagatatatgttttgtatgactgaacatatataacctatatcaactgtataacttatatcaaattgtttgccttctcaataagggaaaaggaaggaaatgatttggaactcaaatttttaaaaaatgaatctttacatgtaattggaaaaaataaaatttaaagtgaggaaggaaggaaggaagaaaaaagaaagaaagaaaaaagaaggaaggaaactgaaagaaggaaaaagaagaaagaaagaaagaaaggttaagaTAGACTCTGGGGCAGAGTTTTCTTAGCACAGTGGTGACAGAAAGTTTGAGCCAAGGTCTCTTGCCATAGTAGTGGCAGAAAACATGGCAGGGGTTCCTCTTCCTATAAAAATAGGACAGGAAACTGCTtttacatttgtatccccagaactttaCACAAACTCTTAATAAGtgtcattcatttcattttgtttgtaatacaggaataataataatcctcCTACCTGTCTCACTGGGGGCTAATGTAAATATAAGACAAATATATCCATTGATATTCTACTCATCTAGCTATTTAGGGTTATacatctagagctagaaaggttATTTAGCCCAACTCCccaactttatagatgaggaactgagatccTGCTGAAATTTTAGCACTTATTTTTTCTTACCTGCATaccatttgtttgttttcagagaCCTGATGCCAAGATCCTTGGATGGACAAATCACCATGGAGAAAACCCCCAGTTACTTTGTCACTAAGGAGGCTCCTGCTCGTATCTCAGCTATGTCCAAGGACACCAAGCTCATTGTTGTGGTCCGAGACCCAGTGACCAGAGCAATCTCAGACTATACTCAGACACTTTCCAAACGCCCGGATATCCCCACCTTTGAAAGCCTaactttcaaaaacagaactACAGGCCTGATTGACACATCCTGGAGTGCCATCCAGATTGGTATCTATGCCAAGCACTTAGAAAACTGGCTCCTCTACTTCCCTATCAGCCAGATACTGTTTGTGAGTGGGGAGAGGCTGATTGGTGACCCAGCTGGAGAACTTGGAAGGGTCCAGGACTTCCTGGGCCTTAAAAGGGTCAtcacaaacaaaaatttttatttcaacaaGACCAAGGGCTTCCCCTGCCTGAAAAAATCTGAGGGCAGCAGCAAATCCCACTGCCTTGGTAAAAACAAAGGTAGAACACACCCCAATATCAACCAGGAGGTTGTTCAGAGACTCCGTGAGTTTTACAGGCCTTTTAACATGAAGTTCTACCAGATGACTGGACATGACTTTGGCTgggattaaaacaaacaaacaaaaggtactATATAGTTTACCATGTAAAGCAGGGGCttataaaaaaagattatatatatgtaaaatgtacaGATAtctattttataataatttattttcaattcatcaGTAATTAATTCACCAAACTGTCTAGTCACACTCTTTAGAGAGTTAACATCAAAGCCTATTAACATTCCAACACCTTTAActcaaatattttggtttttttcttcttacaatTGATGGTACTTCcattttctaatataatattttaaaagaatagaagaaaagcacaatttttgtatttttgtgttaCTACGGGTATTAAACCTTTGCCAACCTTTAAGTCTGCTACATGCTTTTTTGAGGAGACTTCTATATCTCTTCCCTCCTAAAGGGTTATATAGAATCAGAGATATGCCTTAGAATAATTGGGAAGTCAATACCTCATGCAGCT is part of the Dromiciops gliroides isolate mDroGli1 chromosome 4, mDroGli1.pri, whole genome shotgun sequence genome and encodes:
- the HS3ST3B1 gene encoding heparan sulfate glucosamine 3-O-sulfotransferase 3B1, with product MGQCLSDGSFCLNDTSPLLPLLPQVRRKVVLLFAMLCLWLYMFYSCSDSCASVRGLVLPGTVPRLPAESQASITSALATDAIDPKILFGLPQAPLTAVRVERRKETGRVLADSASPISSFFSSSANKKLPQAIIIGVKKGGTRALLEFLRVHPDVRAVGAEPHFFDRSYDKGLTWYRDLMPRSLDGQITMEKTPSYFVTKEAPARISAMSKDTKLIVVVRDPVTRAISDYTQTLSKRPDIPTFESLTFKNRTTGLIDTSWSAIQIGIYAKHLENWLLYFPISQILFVSGERLIGDPAGELGRVQDFLGLKRVITNKNFYFNKTKGFPCLKKSEGSSKSHCLGKNKGRTHPNINQEVVQRLREFYRPFNMKFYQMTGHDFGWD